The genomic region TTTCAGGGATTTGGATATATTACTATAAAAAGAATTTGTAGAGTAAAAATTTTCCTTGAGTCAACCGTCTCTCATTTGTTATTGGATGGTAGAGGTATTCAAATAATGAAACGTAGTCTCGTTTTTTTTCTGATCGTCATCTCACTATTTACTGGATCAGTTTTTGCACAGGGTAAAGTGGAAGGAAATGCATTGCGAATCAAAGGTGCATCATTTTTAGGAAGCCTTCGCACAGACCTAGAAAAAAGAAATTTTTACAGTGATATTGTTGGATTAGAATACAACCAAGATTGGCAAGGCAATCGTGGCACTTCCCTCATTAATGATTTTGGTTTTGATTATTTTCATTCATTGAATGCGGGAATTTTAAGTAATGTTTTTCTCGGTTTACATTTGAACCGATTCACTCGAGGTTATGAATGGAATTCCTATTATGCTACGGGACTTGGAATTAAGGAAGGTGATTACCGTTTACTTTATTCTGATATTAACTTAGGAATTACCCTGTCTCCTAGTTCTAACTTTAGAATTCTTCCCAAGTATGTCATTCGAAGTATGAGTCAAACTTTTGAAGGCAATTATTTGGGAATTGGTGGACCATCTTATTTAGGACAGGATACAAAAACTACTTCTGGCACTTCAGGACTCGTAGGTGTTGGTTTCGAATTTGATCTTAACGATAGAGCAACATTATTTGCAGATTTTTTACTTTTTGGACCTTTTCTCTTAAATTCAACAGGAACTTACAACTCAGAACAGTTTAGAGTTTATAACAATGGTTTTGGATTAAATTTTGCTAACGGTGGTTATACTTTCTATTCTGAAAAAATTAGTGTGGGGGGAAGTATCGTAGTCCTTCCAAAACTTCGCCTATTTGTTAGTTTTGAAAGAGAAAACATGACTGCTAAAGCGAAGAGTCCAGTCGCTCTTAGTTTTTATGGGGATACATTAGATCGAGTAGGCACATTAATGGAGTTTGTATCTGCCACGGCAGACCATCAAATTGCGATGTCCGGTATAAAAATTGGAGTCACTTACGATTTAAATTTGTAACTTTTCTTTTAAAAGTACTTGCAAATCCGAACCACTTGGAAGTAATGGTAATTACTCCTGGTGATTATGGAGAGAAGGCCATACCCGTTCCCATTCCGAACACGGAAGTCAAGCTTCTCATCGCCGATGGTACTATTGGGTTCGCTCAATGGGAGAGTAGGACATTGCCGGGTTAGCACTAATAACTCAATAAAAAAAGGCCAGCCGGAAGGTTGGCTTTTTTTTGTACCAATGAAAATCCATTGAGCGAACCCAATAGTATCCAGAACTAAATCGTTCGCGAAATGACAGACTTGCGACCCATAGGGAGCAAGGCTCGGACACTCGCCCGCGGAGCGGAAAAGCGAGTGGGGGAGGAAGTAGGACGTTGCCTGGTTAGTCATTATTGTTTATTAAGGCGTTCACGCAAGTGAGCGCCTTTGTTATTTGTGGGAGCTTTGTTTTTGCCGGCTGCTGTCCGCGACTCGCAGTAGCGGTCGCTGCCTCAAAATTAGAGCAAGGTGTCTTGCTCTAATTTTTCCGGCATGATTGCCGGGTGGATTTATCACAAAACCTACATGGCCTTCAACGATTAGCTGCTCGTTCCCTACGGGTCACTGCGCAGGATTGCGGGTTAATATCTTTTTCTATCTATAAATATAATTCTTTTTATCAATTTACAATCAGTTACCAATGGTTCGCGAAATGGGTGAGGCTTCGTTAGGAAGCCGAAGCCTGCTAGGATTTTTTCCTAAAGGTGATAGGGTTTTAAAAGGTAATTTAGAAATTAATGATATATTTATGTAATAAATTCTTAGATTATAATTAGAATTTTTTGTTTTTGCTATGAAAATATTTACAATGATGGATAGGAAAATTCAATTATAATTAGGTAGAATTACTAAATTCAGAAAGAAAAGAGTCAATTAGTAACCATTGATTTTTCTGAATCTTCCTTTTTGGTTTAGGTATTCGCTTGCACTTTTTTTAAATGCAATTTTAGTATTGGGAAGTGATGCAAAATTTGATTCCCAGTGAAGTATATTCTTCGCTGATTCTTCAATACTTATATGATGCCGTTATAGTTACGGATCTTGAATTTCGAATCACAAGTTGGAATTTAGCCGCGGAACGTATTTATGGATACAATGCCAAAGAAGTCATAGGCAAATCTGCAATGACTATTTTAAGAACAGTGCAGAATAATTCCACTAGAGAGAATCGTATAATAGAACTTCAGACAAACGGAATTTGGCAAGGAGAGGTATTCCAATACACTAAGCGTTCAGAAAGATTAACAATCCTTTCTGCCGTAAGTTTCTTGAAAGACAAATCTGGCCAAACTATTGGTATCATTGCGATCAATCGTGATATCACAGAAGAAAACAAAATCAAAGAAGAACTCGTCGATAGTGAAGAAAGATTTCGGATGAGTTTTGATAACGCAGGTGTGGGCGTTTGTATTTTGGACTTAAATGGAAAATTCCTCCGTGTTAATAAAAAACTAAGATCTATGTTAGGTTATGAGGAATTTGAACTTATTGGTAAAAGAACAAATGAGTTCGCTTATGAAGACGACAAAGTTTTATTTGATTCTTTTCGAGATTTGGCACTCAGCGGTTCCAAAGAAAATATGATCTATGAAAAGAGGTTTTTTTCAAAAGAGAAAAATATCCTTTGGTTTGAAATCTCAAATACATTAGTAAAAAATAGAGACGGCGAACCTTCGTATTTTGTTGTTCATATGAATGATATTTCTGGCCGTAAAAATGCAGAATTTCATTTGCGTAGCGCAATCAAAGAAGCGGAAAGAGCAAATCAGGCAAAATCAGAATTTGTCGCCAATATGAGTCATGAAATTAGAACTCCGTTGAATGGTGTGATTGGTTTTAATGAATTGTTATTAACTACCAACTTAGATTCGGACCAAAGAGAATATGTCCGTAATGCGATCAGTAGTGCGCATGGCCTACTTGGTATTATCAATGATGTTTTGGATATTTCTAAAATTGAAGCAGGAAAACTAGTTTTAAATGAAGTTACTTCCAACTTAAAACAAATTATTAATGATTCATTAGGTGTTTTGCGATGGAAAGCAAATGAAAAAGGAATCGAATTGAGGTTGGAAGAAGGTCCTGGAATTCCAGAAATTATTTTAATTGATGCCACTAGGTTACGGCAAATACTGATTAACCTTTTAGGAAACGCAGTAAAATTCACAGAAATAGGTGGCGTTGTACTAAAAGTCAATGCAACTGAAATCTCACCTCAAAAAATAAAATTGGAATTCGCCATCAAGGATACGGGGATAGGAATTTCAGAAGAACAGAAAACTCACCTGTTTCAATCCTTTTGGCAAGGTGAAACCAATTCTAAAAGAAGGTATGGAGGATCTGGACTTGGCCTTAAGATCACAAAATCTTTGTTAGATTTAATGAATGGGAAAATTGAGATTAAATCTGAGATAGGAGTTGGAACTGAGTTTCGTTTCTTTATCGAATGCAGTTTTGGAAAAGAGAATGTAGACCAAGATTCTGAAGGTAATAATGAAATCCATAAGGAAGAGTTGTCAAATTACCGAGAGTCAATTCTGTCTGATATCTCTCCCCGTATTTTAATCGTGGAAGATAATGAAATGAACCGTGAACTTCTGAAACGAATGATACAAAAATACATTCCCAATTCTAAAATCATCGAGGCTGTGGATGGACTGGAAGGAGTTCGCTTCTTTCGGGAATCCTTACCCGATTTAGTATTTATGGATGTACAAATGCCTAACATGGATGGTTTGGAGGCAGCAACGGAGATCCGTAAACAGCCTTCGGGTTCGAAAATTCCAATCGTTGCACTGACTGCCGGTGCTTTGTATGAGGAACGAAAAAAATGTTTTGAAGTTGGAATGGATCAATTTTTGACCAAACCGATTGATATCTTAGCACTCAATGAAATTCTATTCCATTATTTGAATCGATCCACACTCGAATAGAGTAGCAAAAACTTTCGAACCAAAACATTTTGTCCAAAATGAGACGATTTCCCTTTTTAGCTTATCTTGGTCCTGGACTATTGTATGCCGGTGCCGCCGTTGGTGTTTCTCATCTTGTGCAATCGACTCGGGCGGGAGCTGTCTACGGTTACGGACTCCTCTTTGTTGTGATTTTTGCCAATTTGATCAAGTATCCGTTTTTTGTTGTTGGAACCAGATATACGATTATTACAGGAAAATCGTTGTTAGATGGATACGAAGCATTGGGCCGATTGCCCGTTTGGATTTTTTTCTTCATATCGATCGGAACAATGTGTATCATTGTTGCTACAGTAACACTTGTTACTTCTGGTTTGTTTTCAAATTTACTGGGTATTTCTTTAGAACCTTGGTTACTTTGTGCCATCATATTGGTATTTTGTTCTTTATTACTTGCGATCGGTAAGTTTGCAGCCCTTGACGGACTCATGAAGTGGATAGTGGTTCTTTTAACCGTCTCTACCATTGTTGCGATGATTTTATCTTTTTATGCAGCCATTCCTAAACTGGAAACGGTAGGAAAAACATTTTCTATTTCTGATTTAGGTGACGTTGCTTTTTTAATTGCACTTATGGGTTGGATGCCAATCCCGATTGAAGCGGCCGTATGGCAATCCGACTGGACACTGGCGAAAAAAACTCCCGATGGAAAACTTCCACCAATGAAATATGCAATGATTGATTTTAACATTGGTTATATCGGCACAACATTACTTGCTGTTTGTTTTTTGGCTTTAGGTGCAAACATGATGTACAATACCGGTGCTGAGTTTTCTTCTCAAGCTGTGAGTTTTGCATCTGAGTTAGTTAAATTATATACTACCGCGATTGGATCTTGGTCTTATCCTATCATTCTTATCGCTGCCTTTTTCACTATGTTTTCCACTACGCTTACCTGTTTTGATGCATACCCGCGAGTGGTATCAAATGCAAGTCGTCGTTTATTCAAACCTTTAGAAAAAATTCCGACAGAAAAACTTTACTGGTATTGGATCGCCATCGTGGGTGTGGGTTCTATTTTAATTCTAATGTTTTTTAGAACAAATATGAAGAGTTTGGTGGATTTTGCCACGACAGTCTCTTTTCTAAATGCACCTGTTCTTGCCCTGATCCACCATTTGATTTTATTTGGAAAAGAAATTCCAAAAGAAGAAAGGCCAAAACCGTGGATGAACTTATTATCTTGGTTTGGAATTCTATTTCTCTTTGGTTTTTCCATCTATTATATCAATATCACTTTTCTTTAAAGTATGGAGAGAGAAAAAACACATTCCATTTTTTTCTCTCTTTCTCCACTTCTTTATTTAACTCTTTCGATTCTTTTTTTTCGATTTGTTTGGGTAATACCATACCCTCATCCAATGGCATTGTTAGTTGCGGGAGTTTTATCTTTTCTGCAAAGAAGAGATCGAAAACTCCTGTTTTTAAAATCCGCGTTTCGTAAAAATTTTCTCTCTGTACTACCGGCAATGGAGATTCTTTTTTTTGTAGGGATGCTCATTGCTTCTTGGGCGTATACAGGTGTATTACTTTTAATGATACAAACAGGAATTTTGTTTCTACAACCTGATTATTTTTTACCATCCTTAGCGATTGTTTCTGCCATAGCTGCTATGGTTTCTGGTTCTTCCTGGACAACGGCGGGTACTCTTGGTGTTGCTCTTATGGGTGTGGCAGAAGTCATTTCTTTTCCACAAGCAATGGCCGCTGGAGCTATTGTGAGCGGATGTTATTTTGGCGATAAACTTTCTCCTCTATCAGATACTACCAATTTGGCATCTAGTCTAACGCACGTTCCTATTTGGTCACACATAAAGCATATGCTTAAGACAACTTGTATCAGTTTTGGAGTGGCTATCTTTGGTTTTTATATTCTTAATCTTTTTGTATGGGATGCAAATCAAGTATATGATTCCACTTTGCAATCAAGTCGTATATTGCCTGATATAACAAACCAAATTTCTTGGTTCAAATTTATTCCTGTCATTTTGGTGTTTGGATCCGCATTATTTAAGTTACACATTAGAGTTTCGTTGGCACTGGGTATTGTGTCGGCCATTGCATTTAGTGTAATGGAATCCGGCTTCCATTTTGATATTGTTAGGACATTAGTGTTTGGATTTGAATCTCATTCAGAAAATGAAGTATTGGACCGGTTTTTAAGTGGAGGAGGGGTTGTTGCCATTTTGCCCACCGAAATTTTAATCCTCGCCGCTGTTTGGTTTGGTGCTGTCGTCGAAGGTTATGGATATTTAGCCGAAATTTTAATTCAAATTAAAAACTGGGCCAAAGATCGCTCGGATATTTTACTATCTACAATGGGGACAGCTTTTCTTTTAAATATGGTGACTGCGGACCAATATTTATCTTTAGTCATTCCTGCACGTGCCTTTCGTAGTCTTGCGGAAGAAAAAGGAATCCCAGAAAAGGATATCTCACGTTCTTTGGAAGATTCCGGAACCATAACTTCTCCACTCATTCCTTGGAATAGTTGCGGTGCATTTATGTCAACATCGCTTGGCGTTTCGGTGTTTTCATTTTTTCCGTTTGTTTTCTTTAACTTGTTTCATATCATTCTATCTGTAACACTCTTACTTGTTGTCAAAAAAAATCTAAAAGTTCATAGTTGAACTTACGAAGTTCACATAACAGATAATCTGTGCTTTAAATCAAGGGTAATGTAGTATCAATATTTTTCGGATGAATTATAAATTCCTCCCATGTTACCAAAAATATTAGATGAAAAAATTTTACCATTAATCGAAAAAGCTCGTGTTTCTAACGATCCCAATATTGTAAAAACGGATTTACCTATCTGGATGGTGGATCGTTTGGCCAAAAAGAGAAAAATTACGGAAGATGAAAGTTGTGAAATGGTCGTCACCATTTTAGAAGTATTTTCAAAAATGTGGGCTCTTAGTTTAAACTATCATCTAACAAATGTTCTTGGTTTTTTTGTGACTTATGCTTTTAACCAATATAGGAATCGATTTCGTAAAACAGAGATTTCTGAGACAGGAGAACTATATCTGCAATTGTGGAACTACGACCAACCTGCCAATGCGGAATTTCCCGCAGAAACTTGGGAAGACACAAATCCGGTAAAAGCTGAATTGGAAAAACTTCCAACGTTAACTGCGCTCGTACTTTCTTTACAATTTGATTTACCAATGAAACAGAACATAAACCAACTCCTTCTTTGGAAGTTAAGAGAAACTAATCATAATGTGGAAATTTTCTTTCGAGAGTTAGAAGAGAAACGTTTTCGACAACGCCAATTATTAGCCCGGCTTTCGGGAATGATCACTCGTTATACCAGAAAACTTTACGAAGTGACTGATTTAAATCGCAGAAATTGGTATCTAAAACAAAAGAAAGTCTGGATTTTGAGACGGGCAAGAGCCTATGATCGAAGTTTTTTATCCGAACGTGAGATCGCAAAGTTATTGGGAATCTCCAGAAAGGCAGTTCGCAATCATCTGTCACAGGGAAAACATGAACTTCGAAAAGCCGGTAAAGAATTATTACACTATGCGTAAAAATTTGCTTTACATTCGGTAAAATCGAAGGAATTTAATGGCAACACCACCTTCCGAAGGGTTATGAAAATCAAAGTTACTAGTAAAAACGACGTGCACATCATTAAAATTGAAGGTGCCATCAAAGCCGGAAATGAGTTCGAACTATCTGAAAAGATTGAACAGTACATCAAAAAAGGCCAAGTCCCTAAATTTATCATCGATTTGAAAAAGGTTCCTTTTATCAACTCAGCTGGATTAGGGACATTTCTCAATATTTACAAACATATTGATGGCCTGAATGGTAGACTTGTATTTGCGAACTTAAATTCCGATATCGAGAACCTTATGGAAATCACGAAACTTTCTAGTGTTTTCGAGATCTATAAAACTCTGGAAGAGGCCGAAGACTCCTTCGAATATTAATCGCTAGAGGCGATTCTACTAATGAATCCAATCCTGAAGGTAAGTTTAGGAGTCGCCAAAACAAAAACCTTTCGCTGGTTTCTCGTTCTATTCCTACTCTACAAATCTATATTCAATGTTTTTACCGCTGACCTGATGGTCCCTAGACTTTTTTCCCATTTTACTTTGGGAAAAATGGACGGAAATTTTCGTTGTTTCTCTCTTTTTTTTGGAATTGAGATCGAAGATTTCCGGCTGTATCCAGGGTTTCCTTTTGAAAGTAATCCATTGGCAGAAGCGGGACGGATCCGACTACGTTACAACCTTCCTCTTTTGTTTTTTGGAAAAATTAAAATCTCAGAAATTGGCCTCCAGAATGCCAAAATCAATCTAGAAGAACGATCGGGGAAATGGAACTTTGATTCCATAACAAAACCTACTGAGTCTCTCCTGCAGGAGCCGTCATTAGAATCCAAACCACCATTAACGGAAATCAATACCTATCTTCCGTTACAGGCAAGTGTTTCTATCAATTTAGATTCAATAGCATTCCAACTAAAACGTGATACAGGCAATTTACATTTTTTTTCAGTAGAGGATCTTTCCTTACAAACGGAATTGGAGACCAATCGATTTACGAAAATCCCCTTTGATCTTTCTGCACTCAACCAGTTGGATCATATTCTATTATCTCTCAATACATCTAAACCAATTCCATTGGATTTAGATTCAGAAGAACTTAGATGGAAACAAACCATTCCACTTTCTTTAAGATTTGAATGGGATCGAACTGTTTCACCTGAAATGTTTTTGTTTACAACTGATATAGGAAAAGATGATCTTTTGCTCGAAGTTCGTGGTAAACCTGTTCAATTAGGATTGCGCCTGTTATCCGACATTCATTATGATAATCAATTAGACCAATTAGGTATTAACCAATTTGATCTTAGAGTATTGGGACAATCTTGGGTAAGTTTATCCGGCTCTGTCAAAGATGTATCGAAAGATACTCCTAAAGTAGATATTGTAGTTGGAAAATCGATTGTGCAGTTGACTTCTCTCCAGAAATCCATAAACCAACTGAAAGGTATCGTTCCTGAAATGAAGTTGTCTGGAGAACTCTCTTTGGAAGGAACAGGGGTTAGTGGGGATTGGAAAAATGCAAATGCAAATTTAAAATTAAGGACATCCCAGTTAAATTTAAAAATTGGAAAAGCAAAAGCACACTCTCTGCCATCCGCTTTTTTAGATATTAGTTCCCAATTGAATTTTGCAGACCAAAGCCCTTTATCAGCAGCAAAACCTTTTCCTTACATAAAATCTTTGAGGATTTCTCCCTCACATATTGATTATAACGGTGCTTCATTATCTTTATCTGGTGAATATTTTGAATCGAAAGGTTTGGATTTTAAAATAAATGTAGATAAATTACAGTTAGGTGATTATGTATCGGGCCTTGGTGGAAAACTTCAGACGGATCTTGGATTGAGTGGTGAGTCGTTTGCTAATCTACTCGTTCATAATAAAGCAAAAATTGATGGTTTTCGATACCAATTGGATCGATCTAGGTCTCCTGCTTCTTATCTAGGTTTAGATTTAAGTGTTTCCTTATTATTCGATCGTCCTTTTGGACTTTCAGAAATCAATATATCCGATTTAAAATTAGAACAAAAAACAGTTACTGGAAATAAGGCATTAGAGTTAGATATAAAAGGAAATTTGCTGACGGGGCCAAATTTAGTCGCAAATATACAGCCGTTAGGTTTACATGTTTATACTCCAAATTTACTACTTGTACTACCATTAGTATTAAAGGAAAAAATTTCTCCTATCCAGAACCTCCTTGGTAATCATCCAATTTTAAAGCTGAATACCCGTTATTCTGCAACAGGTTCTACAAAGAAAATTTATGCGGATTTGCGTGCTGAATTACCAGGTTTGGAAATCAAGGATCTAAGATTAACTACAGACCTTTCTTTAGTTGGTGCAGATACAAACGAAATTAATATCAACACTTTTAAAATGAATGCCTTCGGAGGCATTTTGAACTTGGTAATCAATGGAAAGTTACATAAAACTTCGAAACCAAAACCACTGTTAGGTCCTTATTTTGGAAATTTGGATTTAAAGTTTGGTCTGGTATCCGCAAGCCAACAGTATTTAGCGAAAGGTCTTAGTTTTCATGGTGATTTAGGGTTAAATTTATCCATTCGTGATTATGACATTAATGGAGAATTCCATTCCAAGGTTCCTTTATTATCCTATACCAACCAAAAGTGTCCTGGCGAAAATTGTAAGGCCTATGTATTAGAGGAAGTCACTGCAAAAATTCCGATCCAACATAATTTGGCGAGAGATAATGAAGATAGTTTAATCGTTGGTGATAAATCCATTTTCATTAAAAATTATGGTCGCAACAATATACCCAACCTAACCATTCGGCAAGTTCTCGGGACCCATCCAAACATTCCTAATTTACCATTTGAATATGTTAAAAGACAAAAAGATGGACCGGGACTTTCAGCGTTTATTGAATATAAAGAAAATTATGCAAACATAGAATCTTTGCGGTCCTATTCACTGGATGGTTTGGTTTTAGGAAAAAACATAATTTTTAATTTAGGAAATTTGGATCCTAGATCTATGGAATTTCGGGGAAACTTCTTAATTAGAGATATTGATTTAAAACAATTGATGGCTCCCAAAGTTCGAGATAAAATCGACGATGGAAAATTAAAAGCTGATCTTAATATATCTTTACGAGATTTGAGTGAGCCAGTTGCTAATTTGGATTTATTCTTTTCGATCTTCCAAATTGGCCGTGATTTTGGTAAAAGTGCTTTAAATGTTATTTCTCCTCAAAATTTCCTTATAGATCGCATAACAGATAGTTATTCAATCAATAAGATTGATGTATCTCTTTCTAAGGGATTGGTATATGCTGATGTATACTTCAATCGATCTTTGTTGTCTTTATTAATTAATCTTGAAGATGGTAAAATTTCTCAACAACGAATGCCGCTTGCAAACTTTTTGAAACGCGCGCAAAGCGAAATCCAAACATACCAAGAGTGAGGTATTTATGAAACGTCTAGTTTTATTTTTTTTAATAGTGGGATGTAAATCCATCGTTGATTTAAAAGTTCCTCCCATCACCATTACCAATGCACAAACTGCGGCAGAAAAACAAATGGTAGGGGAAGATCGTGAGTTAGAGAAGGAAGGTTGGTTAATAGCTTCCATCCAATCATCATCGAACGGCAGATCCTATCGCGAAAAATCTGCAAGTGATGATACAGACCCAGAAATCAAAGCACATAGAATCCGTTTGAATTACTTGTTACCTGAAGTCAAACAATACAAACTGCACGGAATCGTTGGAGAAACTCCTTCCGGATTTATTAAATTAAATCCATTGGCATTGAGTTTACCCACTTATTCTCAATATGAAATTCCGGCAAAACGAAAACGTGTAGAAGATGTGATTGTTTATTTGAATGAATCAAGAAAGGCTATCTGGGAAAAAGAAGTTTTGAATCAAAAGAAAAAAGGTAAAAAAGAAGAAGAGTTACTCAAATACAAACAATCCTTAGTGGAAGAATATTATAAATCTGTATTGGCAGGTGAGTATTTTGAAACTGCTTCTGGCAGATGGGAGAAGTTACAATGAAACCTTTCAAATGGTTTCCTTTTTTCTTTTTTCTTTTTTCGCCAATCCTTTTCTTTCAATGTATTTTGTTTCAGAAAAGTGTTAAAATGACAAATGTCGATTTCGATTATTCGGCTATTTCGAAAAACTATTTTTCTCCTACTCAATCGAAACCTTTCCCTTTAACTGTCCAACGTGGAAATAACATTTATAATTCGACCACAGGAGATGGAAGGTATTTGTTTTATGCAACAGATCAAAAAGGAAATTTCGATATTTGGTTTCGAGATCTAAAGAGTTCTGTTGTTGTACCGGTAACAAACCACCCTTTCTCCGAAACGAAACCTTCAATTTCTCCCAATGGAAAATATCTGGTATTTGTTTCTGAAGAGTTCGATTCAGAAGGTGATTTAATTCTTTTGCCTATGGACATTGAAGAGTGGACTCGCGAATTACTCAAAGGAAACCGATTCATCGATGATAACTTTATAAACCTAACAAACCAACCAAATAAAAATGGTGAGTATACAAAAGGGGTTATTGATACTGATCCTGTTTGGTCTACTGATGGGGAAACTATCTATTTTGTTTCAGATAGATTTACTCCTGGTTTACCAAATCTTTGTGCATTAAAAGTAGGAAATCCTAATCAAATTTTGCAGATTACTTCTAAGGGAGCAAGTTCTCCCTATGTTTCTTCTGATGGAAAAATAATTTATTTTATTTCCTATTTTGAAGATTCCAAAGGAGAGATATATAGTTATAATTTAAGTAATTCTTTAATTCAAAGAATTACAAAAAATGCTTATCTTGATTTTTCTCCAACTGTCGATTCTAAATCTAAAAATTTATACTACGCTTCCATTAGAAAAGATACAAACCAAAATGGGAAACTAGATGAAAGAGACCATAGTGTTCTTGTTGTGATGAATTTAGAGACAGGCGAAGAGAGGATTTTATCTTCGGGTGAAACTTCTAATTTTGATATCCGTTATTCAAATTTCAATGGTGGTTCTATACTTTTTTCTGCTTCGTATTTTAACGCGATCAATATATATTTTATACCAGAAAATGG from Leptospira bandrabouensis harbors:
- a CDS encoding DUF1318 domain-containing protein; this translates as MKRLVLFFLIVGCKSIVDLKVPPITITNAQTAAEKQMVGEDRELEKEGWLIASIQSSSNGRSYREKSASDDTDPEIKAHRIRLNYLLPEVKQYKLHGIVGETPSGFIKLNPLALSLPTYSQYEIPAKRKRVEDVIVYLNESRKAIWEKEVLNQKKKGKKEEELLKYKQSLVEEYYKSVLAGEYFETASGRWEKLQ